The following proteins come from a genomic window of Rhodoligotrophos sp. CJ14:
- a CDS encoding enoyl-CoA hydratase/isomerase family protein has translation MTAPVIWERRDHIALVTLNDPERRNVLSRALVGALRHCLDEIESSDVRAIVITGAGKAFCAGADIRDLLEAGWMEGRADGPDPIDIFEQLDKSPRLTLAAVNGVAYGGGFELTLCCDVVIAADRATFAIPEVRHGVIPNTALARLAPIIGRRQALDLALTARPLSAEEAQALGLVKQITASDGLIDIAVDLARNITGAGSPGAITAIKSALRQHTPTDWKQVRQSLLAVPPAEWREGLSAFLEKRPPDYQRFWSKR, from the coding sequence ATGACGGCGCCCGTCATATGGGAACGGCGCGACCACATCGCGCTCGTGACCCTGAACGATCCCGAACGACGGAATGTGTTGTCTCGCGCTCTTGTCGGCGCGCTGCGGCACTGCCTCGATGAGATCGAAAGCAGCGATGTCCGGGCGATCGTCATCACTGGGGCCGGAAAGGCCTTCTGTGCTGGCGCCGATATTCGCGACCTGCTCGAAGCCGGCTGGATGGAAGGCCGCGCCGATGGCCCCGATCCCATCGACATCTTCGAGCAGCTCGATAAGAGCCCACGGTTGACACTCGCGGCCGTTAACGGCGTGGCCTATGGCGGCGGCTTCGAGCTGACCTTGTGCTGCGATGTGGTGATCGCCGCCGACCGCGCGACTTTCGCCATTCCCGAGGTGAGGCACGGGGTTATTCCCAACACCGCGCTCGCCCGCCTGGCGCCGATCATCGGCCGCAGGCAGGCGCTCGATCTCGCATTGACGGCCCGTCCGCTCTCGGCGGAGGAGGCGCAGGCTTTGGGCCTGGTTAAACAGATAACCGCATCGGACGGTCTCATCGACATAGCGGTCGACCTCGCCCGAAACATCACCGGTGCGGGCTCTCCCGGCGCGATAACGGCGATCAAATCGGCGCTGCGCCAGCACACGCCCACCGATTGGAAGCAGGTTCGGCAGAGCCTGCTTGCGGTGCCCCCAGCGGAATGGCGCGAGGGCCTCAGCGCCTTTCTCGAAAAGCGTCCGCCTGATTATCAGCGCTTCTGGAGCAAGAGATGA
- a CDS encoding ABC transporter substrate-binding protein: MKWIRTALGIGVAIALGAMSTISASAQEGEPIKIGVPMPLTGPLAQAGQLILQGIEFATKEANDAGGLLGRKIELVIEDTKSEPNTAATIGAKMATQDKVFAFVGGYGSTSDIALLQSVRRYSPIFVHAASSSTKIEQAFGKEDWYFHVYIWDYHRQKAATRFFESITPKPKTVAIAYEDGLYGSDAARFSEEYLPKGGFDIVMREPFKGGSPDFSSILTKVKSLNPDVFFLVAYSGDNIQVARQIRDLDIKPKLLLIVSAGEKRTDFGDFGPGVAVIGEWAREQKTEGLQDFIQRAEAFLPGDVPVQAPVVQGYTAMLTLIEGVKAAGSFDRDKVLKALAEQTYNSPYGPIKYKPSEGGAKHQLLTDENMIAWQYKNEGQAVVWPPEKASGQLQYPAN, from the coding sequence ATGAAGTGGATCAGAACCGCTTTGGGCATCGGCGTGGCCATCGCCCTCGGCGCCATGTCGACGATCAGCGCCAGCGCCCAGGAAGGCGAGCCGATCAAGATCGGCGTGCCGATGCCTTTGACTGGGCCTCTGGCGCAGGCAGGCCAGCTCATTCTGCAAGGCATCGAGTTCGCGACCAAGGAGGCGAACGATGCCGGCGGCCTGCTAGGTCGCAAGATCGAGCTGGTGATCGAGGATACCAAGAGCGAGCCGAACACGGCGGCGACGATCGGTGCGAAGATGGCGACACAGGATAAAGTCTTCGCCTTTGTCGGCGGCTATGGCAGCACCTCCGATATCGCTCTTTTGCAGAGTGTTCGCAGATATTCCCCCATCTTCGTGCATGCGGCCTCCTCTTCGACCAAGATCGAGCAGGCCTTCGGCAAGGAAGATTGGTATTTCCACGTCTATATCTGGGATTATCACCGCCAGAAGGCGGCCACGCGCTTCTTCGAGAGCATCACCCCCAAGCCGAAGACCGTCGCCATCGCCTATGAGGATGGTCTTTACGGGTCCGACGCTGCCCGGTTCAGCGAAGAATATCTGCCCAAGGGCGGCTTCGACATCGTGATGCGCGAGCCCTTCAAGGGCGGCAGTCCGGACTTCTCCTCGATCCTGACGAAGGTGAAGTCGCTCAATCCGGACGTCTTCTTCCTGGTTGCTTATTCCGGTGACAATATCCAGGTCGCACGCCAGATCCGTGATCTCGACATCAAGCCGAAGCTTCTCCTGATCGTTTCCGCGGGCGAGAAGCGCACCGATTTTGGTGATTTCGGCCCGGGCGTCGCCGTGATTGGAGAATGGGCCCGCGAGCAGAAGACCGAGGGACTGCAGGATTTCATCCAGCGCGCGGAAGCCTTTCTGCCGGGCGACGTGCCCGTCCAGGCGCCGGTGGTGCAGGGCTATACCGCTATGCTGACTCTGATCGAAGGAGTGAAGGCGGCCGGTTCCTTCGATCGGGACAAGGTCCTGAAGGCCCTTGCCGAGCAGACTTACAACTCGCCTTACGGTCCGATCAAGTACAAGCCCTCGGAAGGCGGCGCCAAGCACCAGCTGCTGACCGACGAGAATATGATCGCTTGGCAGTACAAGAACGAGGGTCAGGCCGTGGTCTGGCCGCCAGAGAAGGCGAGCGGTCAGCTGCAATATCCCGCGAACTGA
- a CDS encoding ABC transporter permease, with protein sequence MTDLRTTAGHPRTTGSAISGTLMRFGALPIILLLMIIVFQFGNSRFLSTMNLLNMSQQGVFLMLIALGQMIVLVAGGFDLSVGAVVALTSVITAKVMVAVAAAYPDMEAFAIVLGFGAAIIIGLICGLINGLGVAILKVNAFIVTLATASIFKGFTLVISQGVQVGGLPRTFIYEIGSGKILGLPTSLILALPALAAVWLAMHHMRFGRYLYSIGSNIKSAVVAGVAVNRKLILAYVICSTITAFSGWLLTARVSSGEPLLGGEFPLNSIAAAVIGGCSLRGGEGTVPGVLLGVIFITVLANGMDLLRIGSNYQMIVLGVVLVGGVVLDRYRAASVTR encoded by the coding sequence ATGACCGACCTGCGCACCACCGCGGGACATCCCCGCACAACGGGTAGTGCCATCAGCGGCACCCTGATGCGCTTCGGCGCGCTGCCGATCATCCTTTTGCTGATGATCATCGTCTTCCAGTTCGGAAACAGCCGGTTCCTCAGCACAATGAACCTGCTCAACATGAGCCAGCAGGGCGTGTTCCTGATGCTCATCGCTCTGGGGCAGATGATCGTACTGGTGGCCGGCGGGTTCGATCTGTCGGTCGGGGCGGTCGTGGCCCTCACATCGGTGATCACGGCCAAGGTGATGGTCGCGGTGGCCGCCGCCTATCCGGACATGGAGGCGTTCGCCATCGTTCTCGGGTTCGGTGCAGCCATCATCATCGGGTTGATCTGCGGGCTGATAAATGGTCTCGGCGTCGCCATATTGAAGGTCAATGCCTTCATCGTGACGCTCGCCACGGCCTCGATTTTCAAAGGCTTTACCCTGGTCATCTCACAAGGGGTGCAGGTGGGGGGCCTTCCGCGGACATTCATCTATGAGATCGGCTCGGGCAAGATCTTGGGCCTGCCAACCTCGCTGATCCTCGCCTTGCCGGCGCTGGCGGCCGTGTGGCTTGCCATGCACCATATGCGCTTCGGACGGTATCTCTATTCCATCGGATCAAATATCAAATCGGCGGTGGTCGCGGGCGTCGCGGTCAATCGGAAGCTCATTCTGGCCTATGTGATCTGCTCGACCATCACGGCCTTCTCGGGATGGCTTTTGACCGCGCGGGTGTCATCGGGCGAGCCATTGCTGGGCGGTGAATTCCCGCTCAACTCGATCGCGGCGGCGGTGATCGGCGGCTGCTCGCTGCGTGGTGGCGAGGGAACCGTGCCGGGCGTTCTGCTCGGGGTGATCTTCATCACGGTGCTCGCGAATGGCATGGACCTGCTGCGGATCGGGTCAAACTATCAGATGATCGTGCTCGGCGTGGTGCTGGTGGGCGGCGTGGTGCTCGACCGCTACCGGGCCGCATCCGTCACGCGCTGA
- a CDS encoding biotin-dependent carboxyltransferase family protein gives MITVVKPGLETSIQDYPGRLGYWNQGFPPSGPMDSWSFRMANVLVGNAPGAAGLECQMLGPTLRFDRDMVIAVCGADMRPTLDGEPLPMWQSVPVKAGQELVMGAARVGARAYLAVAGGFANDERLGSRSTFHKAGVGGIDGHAIKAGQSLPVAEARGTPGLMVPPEARPAIRTDKVWDIEVCAGPNDDWIDAAGQERFLTADWRVSSKSDRTGFRLEGPEWTFAEKAYNKPPEHGSLPANIIDHGYPLGAINLAGQTPIILVNDGPSMGGFINPYTVPSAAFWKLGQTKPGEILHFRLVSVEQAQEMAAKLTRLCVRETLISA, from the coding sequence ATGATCACGGTCGTAAAACCTGGCCTCGAAACCTCAATTCAGGATTATCCGGGGCGGCTTGGCTATTGGAACCAGGGGTTCCCGCCGTCAGGGCCGATGGATAGCTGGTCGTTCCGCATGGCCAATGTGCTGGTGGGCAATGCGCCCGGCGCGGCCGGGCTTGAATGCCAGATGCTAGGACCAACGCTTCGGTTCGACCGGGACATGGTGATCGCGGTGTGCGGCGCCGATATGCGCCCGACCCTCGATGGCGAGCCGTTGCCTATGTGGCAGTCGGTGCCGGTCAAGGCCGGACAGGAGCTGGTCATGGGTGCAGCGCGTGTGGGCGCGCGCGCTTATCTCGCGGTCGCTGGCGGGTTCGCCAATGACGAGAGGCTTGGCTCACGCTCGACATTCCACAAGGCTGGAGTGGGCGGCATTGACGGCCATGCGATCAAGGCCGGACAAAGCCTGCCCGTGGCTGAGGCCCGCGGCACGCCGGGGCTGATGGTGCCCCCTGAGGCGCGCCCGGCCATCCGGACCGACAAGGTGTGGGATATCGAGGTCTGCGCCGGGCCGAACGATGACTGGATCGATGCGGCCGGACAGGAGCGCTTCCTCACCGCGGACTGGCGGGTTTCCTCGAAGTCAGACCGCACCGGCTTTCGGCTGGAAGGGCCGGAATGGACCTTCGCGGAAAAGGCTTACAACAAGCCGCCGGAGCATGGCTCGCTGCCGGCCAATATCATCGATCACGGCTATCCGCTCGGCGCGATCAACCTCGCCGGCCAGACGCCGATCATCCTGGTGAATGACGGGCCATCGATGGGCGGCTTCATCAATCCCTATACGGTGCCATCTGCGGCATTCTGGAAACTGGGCCAGACCAAGCCTGGAGAGATCTTGCATTTCCGGCTTGTGTCGGTCGAGCAAGCGCAGGAAATGGCAGCAAAACTAACCCGGCTGTGCGTTCGCGAAACGCTGATTTCGGCCTGA
- a CDS encoding acetyl-CoA carboxylase — MSKQVLAPLPGVFYRRPSPAEPPFAEEGGAIEAGATIGLVEVMKSFYPVEAVEGGTVVKFLVADGDAVDADQPIAELT, encoded by the coding sequence ATGAGCAAGCAGGTTCTCGCACCCCTCCCCGGCGTCTTCTATCGCCGCCCCTCGCCTGCCGAGCCGCCCTTCGCGGAAGAAGGCGGTGCGATCGAGGCCGGCGCAACCATTGGCCTCGTCGAGGTCATGAAATCCTTCTACCCCGTCGAGGCGGTGGAAGGCGGCACAGTCGTGAAATTCCTGGTGGCGGACGGCGATGCCGTGGATGCGGACCAGCCGATCGCCGAGCTCACGTGA
- a CDS encoding isocitrate lyase/PEP mutase family protein — translation MPDPTLKQRLQRKEFILAPGVYDLISALVADGMGFPALYMTGYGTVASYLGLPDAGLATYTDMLARASAIVERIKTPLIADADTGYGGLLNVRHTVRGYERAGVTAVQIEDQHFPKKCGHTKNRRVIPKSEMVDKIKVAVDSRHSPDLLLIARTDARTAHGLEEALERGHAYAEAGADILFIESPETEEELARIGASFSIPVLANMVDGGRTPILKADQLRALGFSLAIHPGLGFLAAGGVLREVYTYLKRTGTSTGHGLPFYPFEEFNKLIGFEDIWAFEEKYRQD, via the coding sequence ATGCCTGACCCGACCCTGAAGCAGCGGCTTCAGCGAAAAGAGTTCATTCTGGCGCCCGGCGTCTACGATCTGATCTCCGCACTTGTCGCCGATGGCATGGGATTTCCCGCTTTGTACATGACGGGATATGGCACTGTTGCCTCCTATCTCGGCCTGCCTGACGCGGGACTTGCCACCTACACTGATATGCTCGCACGTGCCTCCGCCATCGTCGAACGCATCAAGACACCCCTTATTGCCGATGCAGATACCGGCTATGGCGGTCTCTTGAATGTGCGCCACACGGTGCGCGGCTACGAGCGAGCCGGCGTGACGGCTGTTCAGATCGAGGATCAGCATTTCCCGAAGAAATGCGGTCACACAAAGAACCGGCGGGTGATCCCGAAATCAGAGATGGTCGACAAGATCAAGGTGGCCGTTGATTCACGGCACAGTCCTGATCTCCTGCTGATCGCGCGCACGGATGCCCGCACGGCGCATGGTCTTGAGGAAGCCCTGGAACGGGGCCATGCCTATGCGGAGGCCGGTGCCGATATTCTGTTTATTGAATCCCCCGAAACCGAAGAGGAGCTGGCGCGGATCGGCGCAAGCTTCTCCATTCCTGTGCTCGCCAACATGGTGGATGGGGGCCGCACGCCCATCCTGAAGGCTGACCAGCTGCGGGCGCTCGGCTTCTCCCTCGCCATCCACCCCGGTCTGGGATTTCTGGCGGCCGGCGGCGTTTTGCGTGAGGTTTATACCTATCTCAAGCGGACGGGCACGAGCACCGGTCACGGTCTGCCCTTCTATCCCTTCGAGGAGTTCAACAAGCTGATCGGCTTCGAGGACATCTGGGCTTTCGAGGAGAAATATCGGCAGGACTGA
- a CDS encoding DsbA family oxidoreductase, producing MAERSRAISLDEPLSIPDGTEQTPRVLHWYDFLCPFCYVGQQRNTIFENHGFEVVDIPFEAHPDIPRGGRVVGERTGPIYPHIEAEAKAAGLPLVWPDRLPNTRMALAAAEWTRRHAPQSFRTFEAALFAAHFAHREDIGDREVIDRHAAEAGIDIAEMHAALEDGRANLLVDQSEMLGRRLGVRGTPAWFTSGHLIPGLYPREQFEQFVQALTAQR from the coding sequence ATGGCCGAGAGATCCCGCGCAATTTCACTCGATGAGCCGCTGAGCATTCCCGATGGAACGGAGCAAACGCCGCGGGTGCTCCACTGGTACGATTTCCTCTGCCCGTTCTGCTATGTCGGCCAGCAGCGCAACACGATCTTCGAGAATCACGGGTTCGAAGTCGTGGATATTCCCTTCGAGGCTCATCCCGATATTCCACGCGGTGGGCGCGTCGTGGGCGAGCGCACAGGCCCGATATATCCGCATATCGAAGCGGAGGCGAAAGCGGCGGGCCTCCCTCTTGTCTGGCCGGATCGTCTGCCGAACACCCGCATGGCTCTCGCTGCGGCAGAATGGACGAGGCGGCATGCTCCGCAGAGCTTTCGAACGTTCGAGGCGGCCCTCTTCGCCGCGCATTTTGCTCATCGTGAGGATATCGGCGACCGCGAGGTCATCGACCGGCATGCAGCTGAAGCGGGCATCGACATTGCGGAGATGCATGCCGCACTGGAGGATGGCAGGGCCAATCTGCTGGTGGATCAGTCGGAAATGCTGGGCCGTCGGCTGGGTGTTCGCGGCACGCCCGCATGGTTCACCTCAGGCCACCTGATCCCCGGGCTTTATCCACGCGAGCAGTTCGAGCAGTTTGTGCAGGCGCTGACGGCTCAGCGCTAG
- a CDS encoding 5-oxoprolinase subunit B family protein — MIYEQPRFLPGGDRYILIEFGNEMNLDLNFMAQGLASAVAEAGISGIIETAPCFASLLVHYEPERISYHDVVRELSGLVGALGPSDDIRLPSRLFYFPTLYLDPWCAECVADYRARIADKVPDPELIVQENGLKDVNQFVQLHSSSEFWVASLGFWPGLPFLMPLDPRARFTAPKYNPPRTNTPQGAIGLGGAANSIYPVATPGGYQIFARTPVPIWDQSGVNPAFEGDLCLFRPGDRIRFIPVTREDYDAVAEQVAAGTYTYNVVEYQTFVVADYKRWLTKLNGKAKVQ, encoded by the coding sequence GTGATCTATGAGCAGCCGAGATTTCTCCCGGGAGGAGACAGGTATATCCTGATCGAATTCGGGAATGAGATGAACCTCGACCTCAACTTCATGGCGCAGGGACTAGCCAGCGCCGTGGCGGAGGCCGGCATCTCGGGGATTATCGAAACCGCACCGTGCTTTGCCTCTCTGCTCGTCCATTACGAGCCGGAGCGCATTTCCTATCATGATGTGGTCCGGGAGCTTTCCGGCCTCGTGGGGGCGCTGGGTCCGTCGGATGACATCAGGCTGCCGAGCCGGCTGTTCTATTTCCCGACCCTCTATCTCGATCCGTGGTGCGCGGAGTGTGTCGCGGATTATCGCGCACGGATCGCCGACAAGGTGCCGGATCCCGAGCTGATCGTTCAGGAGAACGGGCTCAAGGACGTGAACCAGTTCGTGCAGCTGCACTCATCATCGGAATTCTGGGTGGCATCGCTGGGCTTCTGGCCAGGGCTGCCCTTCCTCATGCCGCTTGATCCGCGCGCTCGGTTCACCGCGCCGAAATACAACCCGCCTCGCACCAACACACCGCAGGGTGCGATCGGCCTCGGGGGTGCCGCCAATTCCATCTATCCGGTGGCGACGCCGGGCGGGTATCAGATCTTTGCGCGCACGCCCGTGCCGATCTGGGATCAGTCCGGGGTCAACCCTGCCTTCGAGGGTGATCTCTGCCTGTTCAGGCCGGGTGACCGGATCCGCTTCATTCCCGTGACCCGCGAGGATTATGACGCGGTCGCGGAGCAGGTCGCGGCGGGCACCTACACCTATAACGTGGTCGAGTACCAGACCTTTGTCGTCGCGGATTACAAGCGCTGGCTCACCAAGCTCAATGGAAAGGCGAAGGTGCAATGA
- a CDS encoding acetyl-CoA carboxylase biotin carboxylase subunit has protein sequence MTIKTLFIANRGEIAVRVILAAKALGIRTVQAASEADTDMLAARMADQVVVLGGAPAAQSYLNIPAVLDAIRSSGADAVHPGYGFLSENADFVEQVERMGVTFVGPTAETIRKMGDKSAARAEAIAAGVPVVPGSTGDVADAQEAQAVAREIGYPVMIKARAGGGGRGIRISGSADELSSLIPQAKAEARAAFGDDALYLERYIPRARHVEVQVLGDGERVVHLFERECSLQRKRQKVWEEAPAAALPPATREALCESAVALATRVGYRGAGTLEYLYDEGTGAFFFIEMNTRIQVEHPVTEMITGIDLVQAQLRIAGGEKLWLSQRDIQAKGHAIEVRINAENPDRMFMPSPGTVSALTVPHEDVARFDTMLFAGYKVVPFYDSLIGKLIVYGRDRADALVRLEAALDGLQIEGIATTRSLHKALLGAPDVRAGNVHTTWLEDWMKDRASDPK, from the coding sequence ATGACGATCAAGACCCTGTTCATCGCCAATCGCGGTGAAATTGCGGTGCGGGTGATCCTCGCGGCGAAGGCGCTGGGCATCCGCACGGTGCAGGCGGCGAGCGAGGCCGATACCGACATGCTGGCCGCGCGCATGGCGGACCAGGTGGTGGTCCTCGGTGGCGCGCCAGCTGCCCAATCCTATCTCAATATTCCGGCGGTGCTCGATGCGATCCGCAGCAGCGGGGCGGACGCGGTGCATCCGGGCTATGGCTTTTTGTCGGAAAACGCAGATTTCGTCGAGCAGGTCGAGCGGATGGGGGTGACCTTTGTCGGCCCCACGGCCGAGACCATTCGCAAGATGGGCGATAAATCTGCAGCGCGGGCCGAGGCCATTGCCGCGGGCGTGCCGGTGGTTCCCGGGAGCACAGGCGATGTGGCCGATGCCCAGGAGGCGCAAGCGGTCGCGCGCGAGATCGGCTATCCCGTGATGATCAAGGCGCGGGCGGGCGGCGGCGGGCGCGGCATTCGCATTTCGGGCAGCGCCGACGAGCTGTCCTCTCTCATCCCGCAGGCCAAGGCCGAAGCCCGTGCGGCATTCGGGGATGATGCCCTTTATCTCGAGCGCTATATTCCGCGTGCGCGGCATGTAGAGGTGCAGGTCCTGGGCGATGGCGAGCGTGTCGTTCATCTGTTCGAACGGGAATGCTCGCTGCAGCGCAAGCGTCAGAAGGTGTGGGAAGAGGCCCCGGCCGCAGCGCTTCCGCCAGCAACGCGAGAGGCCTTATGCGAGAGCGCCGTGGCGCTTGCCACGCGTGTCGGCTATCGAGGCGCAGGCACACTCGAATATCTCTATGATGAGGGAACGGGCGCGTTCTTCTTCATCGAGATGAATACCCGCATTCAGGTCGAGCATCCCGTCACCGAAATGATCACCGGCATCGATCTCGTGCAGGCGCAATTGCGCATTGCGGGCGGTGAGAAGCTGTGGCTCTCCCAAAGAGATATCCAGGCAAAGGGCCATGCGATCGAGGTGCGCATCAATGCGGAAAATCCCGACCGCATGTTCATGCCCTCGCCCGGCACGGTCTCGGCGCTGACCGTTCCGCACGAGGATGTCGCGCGGTTCGATACGATGCTGTTTGCCGGCTACAAGGTGGTGCCATTCTATGATTCGCTGATTGGCAAGCTGATCGTCTATGGACGGGACCGGGCCGATGCGCTGGTCAGGCTCGAGGCCGCTCTCGACGGACTGCAGATCGAGGGTATTGCGACGACCCGCAGCCTGCACAAGGCGCTTTTGGGCGCTCCCGACGTTCGCGCGGGCAACGTGCACACCACCTGGCTTGAAGACTGGATGAAGGACCGCGCGTCGGATCCCAAGTAG
- a CDS encoding sugar ABC transporter ATP-binding protein, whose translation MTAVASRMREGEELISLSHASKFYGSFAALKDVSLALRRGEVHMLLGENGAGKSTLVSLLTGVNRLDEGERKLNGVPAPYMTPAEARASGINAVLQDFSLAPAMTVEENYGLGREPVRGGLVDRKRLRAETMDALAKLNLHFRPTARVDSLARAEQQLLEIARALGGRPGALILDEPTASLSHDESERLFEIVRQLRDEGWAILYISHRMEEIRRLGDVVTILRDGRMAGHYRLAEVSNDRLIADMVGREMAHFYPDIPHKPGPVKLETQSLSSGESVKAVSIKVHAGEIVGLGGLVGCGKSELARAIFGLRPLTQGKIQLDGQEVRDPAPARMLEKGLIYLPQDRRGEALALDRSVAENMTVEVLTEPQYARSGFIRRRSLSGLVANLLQALNVAPPDPTKKVAQFSGGNQQKVVLGRALSRPRKVYVFEEPTAGIDVGARLDFYRQLERLCSEGAAILLITSDLQELVHLAHRAYVMHAGELVAELPKSGLREEAVVAYAFGEKPQSAPEDLYPGASAASQRGVSR comes from the coding sequence ATGACCGCAGTCGCGAGCCGGATGAGAGAGGGCGAGGAGCTGATCTCGCTCTCTCATGCATCCAAGTTCTATGGCAGCTTCGCCGCTCTGAAGGATGTCTCGCTGGCCTTGCGCCGAGGCGAGGTACACATGCTGCTGGGCGAAAATGGCGCGGGCAAGTCCACACTCGTCAGCCTGTTGACGGGTGTGAACAGGCTGGATGAAGGCGAGCGCAAGCTCAATGGTGTGCCCGCGCCCTATATGACACCGGCGGAAGCCAGGGCGTCGGGCATCAATGCCGTGCTCCAGGATTTCAGCCTCGCGCCGGCGATGACGGTGGAGGAAAATTACGGTCTCGGGCGTGAGCCCGTCAGAGGCGGGCTCGTCGACCGCAAGCGCCTGCGGGCGGAGACCATGGATGCGCTCGCCAAGCTCAATCTGCACTTTCGCCCCACGGCGCGGGTCGACAGCCTCGCGCGGGCTGAACAGCAGCTACTTGAAATTGCACGCGCCTTAGGCGGCCGACCCGGCGCGCTCATTCTGGACGAGCCGACGGCATCGCTGAGCCATGATGAGTCCGAGCGTCTGTTCGAGATCGTGCGGCAGCTGCGCGACGAGGGCTGGGCAATCCTCTATATCAGCCATCGCATGGAGGAAATTCGCCGGCTGGGCGATGTGGTGACGATCCTGCGCGATGGACGCATGGCGGGCCATTACCGCCTGGCGGAGGTCAGCAATGACCGGCTCATCGCGGATATGGTCGGGCGCGAGATGGCTCATTTCTATCCCGACATTCCGCACAAGCCGGGGCCGGTGAAGCTCGAAACCCAATCCCTCAGCTCGGGTGAGAGCGTCAAGGCCGTCTCGATCAAAGTGCATGCGGGCGAGATTGTCGGCCTGGGTGGGCTCGTCGGGTGCGGCAAGTCGGAGCTCGCGCGCGCGATCTTCGGACTGCGGCCATTAACGCAGGGCAAGATCCAGCTCGATGGGCAGGAGGTACGCGATCCCGCCCCGGCACGCATGCTGGAAAAGGGCCTCATCTACCTGCCGCAGGATCGCCGGGGCGAGGCGCTGGCGCTCGACCGCTCGGTGGCTGAGAATATGACGGTGGAGGTGCTGACCGAGCCGCAATATGCCCGGTCCGGCTTTATTCGCCGCCGTAGCCTCTCGGGGCTGGTCGCCAATCTCCTCCAGGCCCTCAATGTCGCGCCGCCCGATCCAACCAAGAAGGTGGCGCAGTTCTCCGGCGGGAATCAGCAGAAGGTGGTGCTGGGGCGCGCATTGTCGCGACCGCGGAAGGTCTATGTTTTCGAGGAGCCGACCGCCGGTATCGACGTGGGCGCGAGGCTCGATTTCTATCGGCAGCTCGAGCGGCTCTGTTCGGAGGGCGCCGCCATCCTGCTGATCACCTCGGATTTGCAAGAACTCGTTCACCTCGCGCATCGGGCCTATGTGATGCATGCCGGCGAGCTGGTTGCCGAATTACCCAAGAGCGGTTTGCGCGAGGAGGCCGTGGTCGCCTATGCCTTCGGCGAAAAACCGCAGAGCGCACCGGAAGATCTCTATCCCGGTGCGAGTGCCGCTTCCCAAAGAGGAGTGTCGAGATGA
- a CDS encoding amidohydrolase family protein: MRSHDQFDVVDIHHHVGRLDAVARASGGGSAPSLEDDIAARLRYMDDHHIAEAVIMPANGYPAPNGLEDTKRVNDFVARYRDRHPDRFTAALGTVSPLEGDGALDEIDRCLTELGMKAIVWHHRFQGTVLDHPMMDAFLDRLKQHGVPAFVHIIADSTLESPWRLEILADRHPDLTFVALDGFSSPDQAHWMTYLASKHPNIIFDTGVMISVAHLVESFVARIGAHRLLLGTDFYSFPKLFNHPFPIYELLSSSLTDEECAAILGGNARALFAGSQPNKGTSHA, translated from the coding sequence ATGAGAAGTCACGACCAATTCGACGTCGTCGACATCCACCATCACGTTGGTCGCCTCGATGCTGTGGCCCGCGCCTCCGGCGGCGGCAGCGCGCCCTCGCTTGAGGACGATATCGCCGCCCGCCTGCGCTATATGGATGATCATCACATCGCCGAAGCGGTCATCATGCCGGCGAATGGCTATCCAGCGCCGAATGGTCTGGAGGATACGAAGCGCGTCAACGACTTCGTTGCCCGATACCGGGATCGCCATCCTGACCGCTTCACGGCCGCTCTGGGCACGGTCAGCCCTCTTGAGGGTGACGGGGCTCTGGATGAGATCGATCGCTGTCTCACCGAGCTCGGGATGAAAGCGATCGTATGGCACCACCGGTTTCAGGGCACCGTACTCGATCATCCGATGATGGACGCGTTCCTCGACCGGCTCAAGCAGCACGGCGTGCCGGCCTTCGTGCACATCATCGCCGATTCAACCCTGGAATCTCCCTGGCGCCTTGAGATCCTGGCCGATCGCCACCCGGATCTCACCTTCGTGGCTCTCGACGGCTTCTCCTCCCCCGATCAAGCCCATTGGATGACCTATCTCGCGTCCAAGCACCCGAATATCATCTTCGATACCGGCGTCATGATCTCGGTCGCCCATCTCGTCGAAAGCTTCGTGGCGCGCATCGGTGCGCATAGGCTCCTGCTTGGGACCGATTTCTACTCGTTTCCGAAACTGTTCAACCACCCATTTCCCATCTACGAGCTTTTGAGCTCTTCGCTTACCGACGAGGAATGTGCAGCGATCCTGGGTGGAAATGCGCGCGCGCTATTCGCCGGATCTCAGCCGAACAAAGGGACCTCCCATGCCTGA